The following coding sequences lie in one Cotesia glomerata isolate CgM1 linkage group LG5, MPM_Cglom_v2.3, whole genome shotgun sequence genomic window:
- the LOC123266155 gene encoding speckle-type POZ protein B-like, whose product MVVLIITTKIPITCEIFWRSKINRNLNNNLYHEVQKFYNSEELSDVTIIVGKVKIPAHKVVLAAHSEVFSKMLQSEMKEAKEGEINIEDLDPEIILEMLHYCYKGETKASQDTEVALQMLEVADIYQIFKLKIICESTLMDNMSTDNVLNIIDAADDHNAEDLRRSAITFIVAHSKKVLASSKFQQLFYRKQDLMFELMCAVGNK is encoded by the coding sequence ATGGTAGTACTCATTATTACTACGAAAATCCCTATTACGTGTGAGATATTTTGGAGAAGTAAAATAAATCGTAATCTTAACAACAATCTGTATCATGAGGTCCAAAAGTTCTACAACTCGGAAGAACTTAGTGAtgttacaattattgttggaaaGGTTAAAATTCCAGCGCATAAAGTTGTTTTAGCCGCTCACAGTGAAGTTTTCTCAAAAATGCTGCAATCTGAAATGAAAGAAGCTAAAGAAGGTGAAATAAACATTGAAGATCTTGATCCAGAAATAATTCTTGAAATGCTGCATTATTGTTACAAGGGAGAGACTAAGGCAAGCCAGGATACTGAAGTAGCGTTGCAGATGCTTGAAGTTGctgatatttatcaaatttttaagctcAAGATTATTTGTGAGTCTACGTTGATGGACAATATGTCTACAGATAATGTTCTCAACATAATTGACGCAGCTGATGATCATAACGCAGAAGATTTACGCCGAAGTGCAATTACTTTTATCGTTGCTCACAGCAAAAAAGTTTTGGCTTCAAGTAAATTTCAGCAATTGTTTTATAGAAAACAAGACTTGATGTTCGAGCTAATGTGCGCTGTcggaaacaaataa